Within Tenebrio molitor chromosome 3, icTenMoli1.1, whole genome shotgun sequence, the genomic segment AATTAAAGTTAACATTATATTTAACATGCAATGTTACTTATTGAAGCTATTTTTATGATAAATGTTTTCGTCTCTTTAGAATATTGTGGTAAGCGtcaaaaatatataatatgCTGCCGACAGTGAGAACGTTAGTGATGTATatagttttataataatagctattataccgtattattaaaaaaaaatgttaccacTTAATGTcctaaaaacattttatttcatagaATTGTTGATAGGCaatgttattataaaattactGTAGATTAATGAAGTAAAATGAGAAATGTGATTTAATcccgtcagttttattttaacaacatTTCCTACAATTCCCTTTTTAatatttacgaggaataaagGTTAGCGGAGTTCGTAACCTTTTGATTACCGCCAGTCAAAGATTAAAAACAGTCGTCTCAACGTCGCACTCAGTGCAGCAATTGCTGGACACGGGCAAAGTTCTAAAAGTAATCGAAAATGAAGCCGTTGTTCATAATTGCAATTCTTCATCTGTTATGTAAGTTAGCAAGTGGCGATTGCTTAGTACCGACACGTTAATGATTGAATCGTAGATTTCGTCTCCGGAGAACTGGACTtgcaaaatgtagaaattcCAGATATTGATATTGACAATTTTACcgcaataaaagaaaaatgcgATAAAGCTGGCGGCAACGGAACCTTTGATCGACTTTTAGTAAAGACTGAAAATTTTACcaacattttctcaaaaattaaaccgtaGGCGTCAAAAGAATCTCTTCAAACATGCATTACCAATTTCGTGAATGTGACCGTTTTGGCAAACGAAGTAGAAGAATCGAAGAAAACCGGTTCCATGGACGAAGTTTTCGGGAAATATTGTGCCAAGCGCTCTAAAGTGGTAACTTGCGTGAACAGTTTCATCAGCAATCTTCGTCCGTGCTTGAATGCCGAAgaaaacaaagctctaaatGTTACTCTAGATATTTTAAAGCAGTTAGGCGAATTCCTTTGCTACAGAGATGGCGACAGAATTGCTAGTTAGTTTTGCGTTGTTCGAGTAGGTAAACAGAAATTAAATTCAAGTTTTCAGTGTTTATCGCCGAAGGTGGAGTCGAATGTATTAAAAGCCATACAGAAGGCATACAAAATTGCGTTACTTCAACGTTTAAGATCAACGCAACTGTCAACATGAATTCAGTACCGAATTTGTTGATGGATAAGAAAAAATGCGAGTAAGTTAAAATTGTGTTGGTGCAAAACAAGCGTTCCATACTTAAAATTTGCAGCGACTTgggtaaattgcaaaattgcgTTGTGGAAgagttagaaaaatgtaaagataGTACTCCTGCCAATATCATTGATGCACTCTTTAGGTTTATCAAGCGTTCAGCTTGttccaacaaaaataaacgtaGCGTATATGCTCgtaagttaaatttttttgtgtttacgAGAAAGTTGAAACCAACAATTTATATTGTATTGCAGACGGTattttcaaaagaagcgcagctTTTACTTACGATATTTATAACGTAGCACAGGTAAGAGAGAAggttataaatataattaaagAGAAATGTTCATTAAATGGTCCCGAGGGCAGTGCCGAAGCTttcattgtaaatatttaacgCCATCGTTTCAGGATATTctatttttgcattttcaGGAAAATTTAGAAAGCACGATATCGTGCTTTGCAAATAAAACTAAAAGTGGACCCTTCTTTGCTTCTTCTGCTGACACAGCCAAAcaatacataaaaaattgtaccgaGAAATTAATCGAGAAAACTGAGATTTGTTTACCTGACGAGGAAAAGCATTGGCCCAAATTCTGCTTAGAAGTAGCTCAAAAtgtgattgatttttttttcgcaaaTAAGAACACGATAAGTGAGTGCGAGCGTTCgggatttgtaaatttttaaaaacgtcGTTCGTTGTATTTGCAGTAGAAATGCCCAGAGCTGAACTTACAAATTgtttccaaaatttaaaacgaCATAGGAGAGATTTGATCGAGTGTCTGAATTTCTCCAACACAAAGGATCTGCGGAAGGAGGCTGTTTGTGGGTTAGTTTAATTATATCTTGTGCTCTTTTCGCACATGTACAAGTAATTTACTTTTTAGGCGATTGGTAAAGACCAAAACATGTTTTTCTGAACAAATTCGTAAAAGGTGCGTCCCTGATGTTACTATCACTAAATTAAATAACGACTATTTCGACGCTGTTATATCTCCATGCAACAAAAATCAATAGTAAATGTCACAATACTTTTATCATGCAATAAAAGTAAAGCAGTTAAAACAGTCGGTTTCACTTGAAAAGCAAAAATTAAGAATAGCAAGTGACTTTGAATCTTGTAAACTTTGATTGATATGTTAAACCCATTAACCTTTAACCATTTAGAACTAAACATTCTATTAAAATAACCTTCCATATTAGTGTACATTCAATGTTAAATTGTAATCAAGATCCCGTTTCAACCTTGATTTAATTTCCTGCACATTATTCCACCAATAAGTTAGTTGAATACTCGCCTATATCGGAGACCCACAGAAATAACTACGGAATAGATTGTAACATAAAGAATCGCTGTTAaatattgtaattaaaaaataaagataacCCATTACATCTATTAtaaaaattctgtttgttctTCTCTACGTGACAAAAAATGTCTCTAAAACTTGTTCCGTTGAAAGCTCGATTTTGTAGTTTCAATGGATTAGCGTCAGTCGTCAGTCGTGACAGCGAAAGCGTGTTTTTCACaagtgtttttatattattgttTGTTAACTTACTGCATTAAAAGAACAATTATTTCCAGAACTACGAGGGTCAATTGACAAGTTTTCGGATTGACAGTGAAAAgaacataaattttatttttcaacataatcCCCTCGAAGCTCAACACACTTGGTCCACCATTTCTCCAGCTTTTCGATTTCCTCCCGAAAGTATCTTTCTTCGAGATCCTCAAAATAAGTGTTAATTGCATCGATCACCTCCTCATTCAACCGAAATCTCTTtctaactaaaaatgttttcagttTTGGAAAGAGATGAAAGTCCAGTGATCTACGCAAGAAGTTCGAACCTCAATTCCGTTATTTTTTCTTGGGCAACTGCACTTAAATGAACAAGTGCATTGTCGTGGTGGAATAACACTTTTTTCTTGGCCATTCCTGGGCGTTTTTCCTGAATTGCTGTTTTCAGCTTCCCCAAAAGTGTTGTGTCGTATTGGCCATTAATAGTTTTCCCCTTCTGAAGATATCAATTAGCAAAATTCCTTCGGAGTCCTAAAAAACCGATGCCATCATTTTACCAGCTGATTGCACGGTTTTTGCTTTCTTTGGAGCCGATTCACCTGGTCCAATCCACTGTTTcgattgattttttgtttccgGTATATAGAGGGTGTTTGGTGtttaaggtaacaaacttttctgAGATGCACAGCGAGGTTaaatgaacaacttttcttagtgACATTTTATTATGCTGAACTAAACTGACTAAACTCTGTTTCCACTGTTTGAAAGCGGCTATTCGtaactgtaattattaataccaaGCTAATAAAGATTTGTAAAGGAAAATCCCTTAGCTGTCGCCTTTATAATTTAGAAATCCGGTGGATCTCACACAGTAgttcttcaaattgaaaaaatgattacTAGAAAATGATAacatactaaaaaatgttactagaataaaagttttattttgtctatttctttacacaggagaagtttgttaccttacaccccaaacaccctgtatctaGTGGTAAATTCGGGTCTCATCCATAGTCACAAATCGTCTCTTGAAATCCGTTCGATTCCTTTGAAGAGCTTCCTGATGTTTGAGCTCGAACGCGTGTTTGCTCCGGACTGAATAAACGCGGCACCCATCTTGCAGAAagcttttttaaatcaaattcgCTGTGCAAAATACTCTCTCGTAGGAGATCCTTACGGCTTCAACAATCTCACGCACCTTTATTTGGCGATTTGCCAAAACCACATCGCGGattttatccacaatttcagGTGTGGTCACCGTTTTTGACCGTCCTGAACG encodes:
- the LOC138125264 gene encoding uncharacterized protein isoform X2, producing MKPLFIIAILHLLYFVSGELDLQNVEIPDIDIDNFTAIKEKCDKAGGNGTFDRLLASKESLQTCITNFVNVTVLANEVEESKKTGSMDEVFGKYCAKRSKVVTCVNSFISNLRPCLNAEENKALNVTLDILKQLGEFLCYRDGDRIAMFIAEGGVECIKSHTEGIQNCVTSTFKINATVNMNSVPNLLMDKKKCDDLGKLQNCVVEELEKCKDSTPANIIDALFRFIKRSACSNKNKRSVYAHGIFKRSAAFTYDIYNVAQVREKVINIIKEKCSLNGPEGSAEAFIENLESTISCFANKTKSGPFFASSADTAKQYIKNCTEKLIEKTEICLPDEEKHWPKFCLEVAQNVIDFFFANKNTIKMPRAELTNCFQNLKRHRRDLIECLNFSNTKDLRKEAVCGRLVKTKTCFSEQIRKRCVPDVTITKLNNDYFDAVISPCNKNQ
- the LOC138125264 gene encoding uncharacterized protein isoform X1, producing MKPLFIIAILHLLYFVSGELDLQNVEIPDIDIDNFTAIKEKCDKAGGNGTFDRLLASKESLQTCITNFVNVTVLANEVEESKKTGSMDEVFGKYCAKRSKVVTCVNSFISNLRPCLNAEENKALNVTLDILKQLGEFLCYRDGDRIAMFIAEGGVECIKSHTEGIQNCVTSTFKINATVNMNSVPNLLMDKKKCDDLGKLQNCVVEELEKCKDSTPANIIDALFRFIKRSACSNKNKRSVYAHGIFKRSAAFTYDIYNVAQVREKVINIIKEKCSLNGPEGSAEAFIENLESTISCFANKTKSGPFFASSADTAKQYIKNCTEKLIEKTEICLPDEEKHWPKFCLEVAQNVIDFFFANKNTIIEMPRAELTNCFQNLKRHRRDLIECLNFSNTKDLRKEAVCGRLVKTKTCFSEQIRKRCVPDVTITKLNNDYFDAVISPCNKNQ